The following are from one region of the Aequoribacter fuscus genome:
- a CDS encoding isocitrate lyase produces MSQYKETVEQFANLIGQQAGTWDAISPEYAARMAVQNRFRTGLDIARYTADIMRQDMAEYDADSSQYTQSLGCWHGFVGQQKLIAIKKHHGTTNKRYLYLSGWMIAALRSEFGPLPDQSMHEKTSVPALIEELYTFLRQADARELGHLFHELDAARATGDAAAEQAAQDKIDNYETHVVPIVADIDAGFGNEEATYLLAKKMIEAGACAIQIENQVSDAKQCGHQDGKVTVPHEDFLAKINAVRYAFLELGVPNGVIVARTDSLGAGLTQKIPVSTQAGDLASKYNAFLEVEPVMSADDVNEGDVILKQNGALVRPVRLPNGLYRFKAGTGEARCVLDCITSLQNGADLLWIETEKPHVGQIGGMVNEIRKVIPNAKLVYNNSPSFNWTLNFRQQVFDAWSAEGKDLSAYDRNGLMSVDYDNSELAVEADRWIQSFQADASREAGIFHHLITLPTYHTAALSTDILAQGYFGEEGMLAYVRGVQRQEIRRGIACVKHQDMAGSNMGDDHKEYFSGEAALKASGKDNTMNQFS; encoded by the coding sequence ATGAGCCAATATAAAGAAACCGTAGAACAATTCGCTAATCTTATCGGTCAGCAGGCAGGAACTTGGGACGCCATTAGCCCAGAGTATGCTGCCCGTATGGCGGTGCAGAACCGCTTTCGCACAGGCTTGGATATCGCGCGTTACACCGCCGATATAATGCGCCAGGATATGGCCGAGTACGATGCAGACAGCAGTCAGTACACGCAGTCCTTGGGTTGCTGGCACGGCTTTGTCGGACAGCAAAAACTCATTGCGATTAAAAAGCATCATGGCACAACCAACAAGCGCTACCTGTATCTGTCGGGTTGGATGATCGCTGCCTTGCGTTCGGAGTTCGGACCGTTACCCGACCAATCAATGCATGAAAAGACCTCAGTGCCAGCATTGATCGAAGAACTGTACACCTTTTTGCGTCAGGCTGATGCTCGTGAATTGGGCCACCTGTTCCACGAACTAGATGCAGCGCGTGCCACGGGTGATGCCGCAGCAGAACAAGCAGCTCAGGACAAGATCGATAACTACGAAACACACGTAGTGCCAATCGTAGCCGATATCGATGCTGGATTTGGTAACGAAGAAGCGACTTACCTGCTCGCCAAAAAAATGATCGAAGCGGGTGCCTGTGCAATCCAAATCGAGAACCAGGTATCAGATGCCAAGCAGTGTGGCCACCAAGACGGTAAAGTGACCGTTCCTCACGAAGATTTCTTGGCCAAAATCAATGCAGTACGTTACGCGTTCCTAGAGTTGGGTGTACCCAATGGCGTCATCGTAGCGCGCACCGATTCCTTGGGGGCCGGCTTGACTCAGAAGATTCCGGTCAGTACTCAAGCGGGTGATTTGGCGTCAAAATACAATGCCTTCTTAGAAGTCGAACCTGTTATGAGCGCAGATGACGTCAACGAGGGCGATGTTATCTTGAAGCAGAACGGCGCTTTGGTGCGACCTGTTCGTCTGCCCAACGGCTTGTACCGTTTTAAAGCGGGTACAGGTGAAGCGCGTTGTGTTTTGGATTGTATCACCAGCCTGCAAAACGGTGCTGATTTGCTTTGGATTGAAACCGAGAAGCCGCACGTTGGGCAGATTGGCGGGATGGTAAACGAAATTCGCAAAGTCATTCCAAACGCGAAGCTGGTGTACAACAACAGCCCCTCATTTAACTGGACGCTAAACTTCCGTCAGCAAGTCTTTGATGCGTGGAGTGCAGAGGGCAAAGATCTGTCGGCTTACGATCGCAACGGATTGATGAGCGTTGATTATGACAATTCAGAGTTGGCCGTTGAGGCAGATCGATGGATTCAGTCATTCCAGGCGGATGCATCACGTGAAGCAGGTATTTTCCACCACTTGATTACCTTGCCGACTTACCATACGGCGGCACTGTCAACTGACATCCTAGCGCAAGGGTACTTTGGTGAAGAAGGAATGTTGGCCTATGTGCGTGGCGTTCAGCGTCAAGAGATTCGCCGCGGTATTGCCTGCGTCAAACACCAAGATATGGCAGGCTCAAACATGGGCGATGATCACAAAGAGTATTTCTCTGGTGAGGCCGCCCTGAAAGCATCGGGTAAAGACAATACGATGAACCAGTTCTCTTAA
- a CDS encoding ABC transporter permease: MNPNYNPTKAMLRRDFTEYRSSFLVTPIVIAAFLAVVAWGGALFASQFSDWEEGIGWFVANQIPDAQVDIEIRSSSDRADGFVLGDWVYPDAEAESVEDSQWDFSADWTFSTPISPTGVNEFNDGEEFHEVLNALNVIFLLVLWTISVNYLSGSLYNDRRDRSVLFWRSMPVSDRREVLSKYLTIGLAVPVVYAIISILTQLVIVAAGAFFLVRTVTPLEQVSAFSWLSISEIFRNTLLKLPVMIVMTFPLYAWSFVASAWAKNSPVLWMFGLPAGAIFAERWLLGSSWLAERVARCLPGGDEYDSMLEMFQATWPEQVAGVVVGIGLLILAAKVRRYRLEL, encoded by the coding sequence ATGAATCCAAATTACAATCCGACAAAGGCGATGTTGCGCCGAGACTTTACCGAGTACCGGAGTTCTTTCTTAGTCACCCCAATTGTGATTGCCGCATTTTTGGCGGTCGTCGCGTGGGGTGGTGCGCTGTTCGCAAGTCAATTTTCTGATTGGGAGGAGGGTATTGGCTGGTTTGTTGCGAATCAAATCCCCGATGCGCAGGTTGATATTGAGATACGCTCATCCAGTGATCGGGCGGATGGATTTGTTTTGGGTGATTGGGTATACCCCGACGCAGAGGCTGAGAGTGTTGAGGATTCCCAGTGGGATTTTTCTGCAGATTGGACCTTCAGCACCCCAATTAGTCCCACAGGCGTCAATGAGTTTAACGATGGGGAAGAGTTTCACGAGGTGTTAAACGCCTTGAATGTGATTTTTTTGTTGGTCTTGTGGACGATATCTGTCAACTATCTATCCGGGAGTCTGTACAACGATCGACGTGATCGGAGCGTACTTTTTTGGCGCTCTATGCCTGTAAGCGATCGTCGCGAGGTGCTCAGTAAGTACCTAACCATTGGTCTTGCAGTCCCCGTCGTTTACGCAATTATTTCGATCCTCACTCAGCTCGTAATCGTCGCGGCAGGTGCCTTTTTCTTAGTCCGAACCGTCACGCCGCTCGAACAAGTGTCAGCGTTCAGTTGGCTGAGTATTTCTGAGATTTTCCGGAATACTCTGCTGAAGTTACCCGTGATGATTGTCATGACATTTCCTTTGTATGCGTGGAGTTTTGTTGCCTCGGCCTGGGCTAAAAATTCACCGGTATTGTGGATGTTTGGCCTTCCCGCTGGCGCTATCTTTGCGGAACGGTGGCTGTTGGGAAGCTCTTGGCTAGCCGAGCGAGTGGCGCGTTGCTTACCCGGCGGAGACGAGTATGACTCTATGCTAGAAATGTTCCAAGCGACTTGGCCCGAGCAGGTCGCGGGTGTCGTCGTCGGTATCGGATTGCTGATCCTAGCAGCGAAAGTTAGGCGCTACCGGCTCGAGCTTTGA
- a CDS encoding ABC transporter ATP-binding protein, with amino-acid sequence MTNIIEVSNLTKQYQGNYAIKSLDWRVGGGSIVGLIGPNGAGKTTLLRALLGLTHSEGTLQVMGKDPRTERHQLMQDVAFIADTAVLPRWLRVDQLISYVEGVQPKFDRAKAERFLDQTSVGPKARIGTLSKGMMVQLHLALTLAVDARLLILDEPTLGLDILYRKQFFDQLLNDYFDAERTIVISTHQVEEVQHILTHFVFLKNGEMLMNAPMTALEDRFVEVHALGENAALVNRLRYFGSRHILGGQAFIFDSVPRHELEQYGACHTPAISDLFVAAMAGGVR; translated from the coding sequence ATGACCAATATAATTGAAGTGAGCAATCTAACAAAGCAGTATCAGGGTAACTATGCAATCAAGTCTCTGGATTGGCGGGTAGGAGGCGGCAGTATCGTTGGCCTCATAGGTCCGAATGGTGCCGGTAAGACGACCTTGTTGCGAGCCCTGTTAGGGTTGACCCACAGCGAGGGTACGCTGCAAGTTATGGGAAAGGACCCTCGTACTGAGCGACATCAGCTGATGCAGGACGTGGCTTTCATTGCTGACACGGCTGTGCTGCCGCGCTGGCTGCGGGTAGATCAGCTAATTTCTTACGTAGAGGGTGTTCAGCCAAAATTTGATCGAGCAAAAGCAGAGCGATTCTTGGATCAAACGTCGGTAGGACCTAAGGCCCGAATCGGCACTTTATCAAAGGGTATGATGGTACAGCTGCACTTGGCCCTGACCTTGGCTGTCGATGCTCGGCTGTTGATTCTCGATGAACCCACCTTGGGCTTGGACATCTTGTATCGAAAGCAGTTTTTCGACCAGCTTCTCAATGATTACTTTGATGCAGAACGTACCATCGTGATATCGACTCACCAAGTCGAAGAGGTTCAGCACATCCTCACGCACTTTGTATTTTTGAAAAACGGCGAAATGCTCATGAATGCCCCGATGACGGCACTGGAGGATCGTTTTGTAGAAGTTCATGCTCTTGGCGAGAATGCCGCGTTAGTCAATCGGCTGCGTTATTTTGGCTCACGCCATATCTTGGGCGGACAGGCATTCATCTTCGATTCGGTCCCCAGACACGAACTTGAACAATATGGCGCGTGTCATACGCCGGCGATTTCTGATCTCTTTGTGGCTGCTATGGCAGGAGGTGTCCGATGA
- a CDS encoding GntR family transcriptional regulator codes for MDWRADQPIYRQIADVIASRIVDASLREGTSIPSVRQLASDFRVNHLTVNKAYQSLIEDEVLCSKRGVGVFVCEGAQAKLRASLQHHFFDIELPRVYDKALRLGISSTQLCDRFAQWEQEQ; via the coding sequence ATGGACTGGCGAGCAGACCAACCGATATACCGGCAAATCGCCGACGTCATCGCCTCGCGAATTGTCGATGCCTCGTTGCGAGAGGGAACCAGCATCCCATCCGTCAGACAGTTAGCGAGCGATTTTCGAGTCAATCATTTAACGGTTAATAAGGCGTATCAGTCGCTTATAGAAGACGAGGTGTTGTGCTCTAAACGCGGCGTAGGTGTTTTTGTGTGCGAGGGCGCGCAGGCTAAGTTGCGAGCATCCCTGCAACACCATTTTTTCGACATCGAGTTACCCCGAGTTTACGACAAAGCGCTGCGCTTGGGGATTAGTTCGACACAGTTGTGCGACCGTTTCGCGCAGTGGGAGCAAGAACAATGA
- a CDS encoding GIN domain-containing protein — MRVIQVILLCSTTLLGATGSHATEVVTHTYQIQGFNRVVLSGHHELELSLGDFSVQVQGMQDGDTLISQDDNTLFMGKSQQGLYYDEPVKFRVSLPELERVTLRGSGRVFVRPVTTNQALNFELQGSGSVYLHDGEFTDLTFVLGGSGDVDASGIAVERLVVNIAGSGAVQIGTLRAASTLVSIGGSGDFGVIDDCVVVDDVTVNIAGSGDFNGETCAVDAASANIIGSGDVRIGSAGRVNANIIGSGNVYYRAADTTSASILGSGELKKID; from the coding sequence ATGCGAGTCATTCAAGTTATCCTACTCTGTAGCACCACCTTGCTCGGTGCGACCGGGTCTCATGCTACAGAGGTTGTGACACATACCTATCAAATTCAGGGCTTTAACCGCGTTGTGCTAAGCGGGCATCACGAGCTTGAACTGAGTCTTGGCGATTTCTCTGTTCAGGTCCAGGGTATGCAAGATGGCGATACCTTGATATCGCAAGATGACAACACGCTATTCATGGGAAAGTCTCAGCAAGGGCTTTACTACGACGAGCCGGTGAAATTTAGAGTCAGTCTTCCTGAGCTTGAAAGGGTGACTTTACGAGGCAGTGGACGAGTATTTGTGCGGCCTGTAACGACGAACCAAGCGCTGAACTTCGAACTTCAAGGTTCTGGGTCGGTGTATTTGCACGACGGCGAATTTACGGATCTGACGTTTGTGCTTGGTGGGTCGGGTGACGTCGATGCGAGTGGAATCGCGGTTGAAAGGTTAGTGGTCAACATAGCGGGCTCTGGGGCAGTTCAGATTGGTACCTTGCGAGCGGCATCCACTCTGGTTTCTATCGGAGGATCCGGCGACTTTGGCGTTATCGATGACTGCGTCGTCGTTGACGATGTCACAGTCAACATTGCCGGCAGCGGAGACTTCAACGGCGAGACATGTGCCGTTGACGCGGCCAGCGCAAACATTATTGGTAGCGGTGACGTTCGCATCGGCTCAGCTGGTCGAGTGAACGCCAACATTATTGGATCAGGCAACGTCTATTACCGAGCTGCAGACACTACGTCAGCGTCGATCCTAGGCTCTGGTGAACTCAAGAAGATAGATTAA
- the der gene encoding ribosome biogenesis GTPase Der: MKPVIALMGRPNVGKSTLFNQLTRSRDALVADFSGLTRDRKYGEGKVGERPYVVIDTGGITGDENGIDLPMAQQSMAAADEADIVLLILDARAGLTGVDQELVSLLRRQSIPFHVVVNKIDGMNSDTAMGDFYSLGIDPLYRIAASHNRGVRSMIEEVLAPFPEDEITAEEQAHGIKVAIVGRPNVGKSTLVNRMLGEERVVVYDHPGTTRDSVYIDFEREGEQYTLIDTAGVRRRKNVKESVEKFSIVKTLKAIDDSNVVLLLMDAHEGIVDQDMHLLGHCIEAGRALVVVVNKWDGLDDYQKDRIKDSISRRLKFVEFAQMHFISALHGSGVGHLYQAIHTAYLAATQKLSTNYLTRILEGAVSDHPPPMVNGRRIKLRYAHAGGQNPPRIVVHGNQTTKVPASYERYLENVYRRELGIEGTPIKIEFRTTENPYAGRKNKLTQRQISRKRRLMAHVKKKK; encoded by the coding sequence ATGAAACCGGTCATCGCCCTGATGGGGCGCCCTAATGTCGGCAAGTCGACCTTATTCAATCAGTTGACGCGATCGCGCGATGCCTTGGTGGCTGATTTCTCGGGGCTGACGCGCGACCGAAAGTACGGTGAGGGTAAAGTTGGTGAGCGGCCGTATGTCGTTATCGATACTGGCGGAATTACGGGCGATGAGAACGGCATTGATCTACCGATGGCACAGCAGTCCATGGCGGCAGCTGATGAGGCCGACATCGTCTTACTCATCTTAGACGCTCGCGCCGGCTTAACTGGTGTTGACCAAGAGTTGGTCAGCCTGCTACGGCGTCAAAGTATTCCGTTTCATGTTGTCGTCAATAAAATCGATGGCATGAACAGTGATACCGCTATGGGCGACTTTTACTCTCTGGGTATTGATCCGTTATATCGAATCGCCGCGTCTCATAATAGGGGTGTACGGTCGATGATCGAAGAGGTCCTCGCTCCTTTTCCTGAGGACGAAATCACCGCAGAGGAGCAGGCGCACGGTATTAAAGTCGCCATTGTCGGCAGACCAAACGTAGGTAAGTCAACGCTCGTCAATAGGATGCTTGGGGAAGAGCGTGTGGTTGTTTACGATCACCCGGGCACGACTCGAGACAGCGTCTATATCGACTTTGAGCGCGAGGGTGAACAGTACACGCTGATTGATACCGCCGGTGTGCGGCGTCGCAAAAATGTGAAGGAGAGCGTCGAGAAGTTCTCCATTGTAAAAACATTGAAAGCGATCGATGACAGCAACGTCGTCTTACTGTTGATGGATGCACACGAGGGTATTGTTGACCAAGATATGCATCTGCTTGGGCATTGTATCGAAGCTGGACGTGCCTTAGTGGTGGTGGTCAACAAATGGGATGGTCTTGATGACTACCAAAAGGACCGTATTAAAGACTCGATATCGCGACGCCTGAAGTTTGTTGAGTTTGCACAGATGCACTTTATCTCGGCCTTGCACGGCAGTGGCGTAGGACATCTTTACCAAGCAATACATACGGCGTATCTGGCGGCGACCCAGAAACTGAGCACTAATTATTTAACCCGGATCTTAGAAGGTGCGGTATCGGATCATCCGCCGCCCATGGTAAACGGTCGTCGAATCAAGCTACGCTACGCGCACGCTGGTGGCCAAAACCCTCCCCGGATCGTGGTTCATGGCAATCAAACGACCAAGGTGCCTGCATCGTATGAGCGCTATTTAGAGAATGTTTATCGGCGTGAATTGGGTATTGAGGGAACGCCGATTAAAATCGAATTTCGGACCACCGAGAACCCCTACGCGGGGCGTAAGAACAAACTCACGCAGCGTCAAATTTCTCGTAAACGCCGTTTGATGGCGCACGTAAAAAAGAAGAAGTAA
- the bamB gene encoding outer membrane protein assembly factor BamB — protein MFLILRRGIAIALLVTTAGCSTLSGWFSLDDEEVNQPAELQKFTEAVRLKKLWSESVGNGQGEGLYRLTPAIQGDQIYAASNEGEVVALQLSSGKRIWRQALDQSVSGGVGVSGDRLFVGTSEGQVLALDAGNGSVLWRQTLRGEVLSAPQSDGRVVVVQTYDGRAQGLDAKTGDLLWAYDSNVPVLTIRGTSTPILRDGNAYVGFANGRVVAFDVEKGTVEWELRVAIAQGRSEIERMVDIDGALEIIGNELYAASYQGYLVAADVRTGRKLWQQDVSTVSGVSQGFSNVYVSDQDGTVSAYYRNGQGLRWAQSDLSYRAPTKPVPVASYLAFTDFDGVLHLLSQVDGRFVGRDKIGAAARADIISQGNRFFVFTDKGKLIAYEVSAKD, from the coding sequence ATGTTTTTGATATTAAGACGCGGTATTGCCATTGCTTTACTCGTCACCACCGCCGGTTGTTCGACCCTATCAGGCTGGTTCTCACTCGATGATGAAGAGGTAAATCAACCCGCCGAACTTCAAAAATTCACTGAGGCGGTCAGGCTCAAAAAGCTGTGGAGCGAGAGCGTTGGTAATGGCCAGGGTGAGGGTCTCTATCGCCTAACGCCGGCTATTCAGGGTGATCAGATTTACGCGGCATCCAACGAGGGTGAGGTTGTAGCCTTGCAGTTAAGTTCGGGTAAACGCATTTGGCGTCAGGCGTTGGATCAGAGCGTCTCTGGTGGTGTTGGCGTCAGTGGTGATCGTTTGTTTGTTGGTACCTCTGAGGGACAAGTGTTGGCCCTAGACGCGGGTAATGGATCGGTGCTCTGGCGTCAGACCTTGCGCGGAGAGGTGCTTTCAGCACCGCAGTCTGATGGCCGCGTGGTTGTGGTTCAAACCTACGACGGGCGCGCCCAAGGGTTGGATGCGAAGACTGGCGATTTGCTGTGGGCTTACGACAGTAACGTACCCGTGCTGACCATTCGGGGGACTTCAACACCCATCCTCCGCGACGGTAATGCCTACGTAGGCTTCGCGAATGGTCGCGTGGTGGCATTTGATGTCGAGAAAGGCACTGTTGAGTGGGAATTGCGCGTGGCTATTGCACAAGGCCGGTCAGAAATAGAGCGTATGGTGGATATCGACGGAGCCTTGGAAATTATCGGTAACGAGCTCTACGCGGCGAGTTACCAGGGATATCTAGTCGCCGCGGATGTGCGGACTGGACGCAAGCTCTGGCAGCAAGACGTCTCGACCGTCAGTGGCGTATCCCAGGGGTTTAGTAACGTATACGTGTCTGATCAGGACGGCACTGTGTCGGCTTATTATCGTAATGGCCAGGGATTACGCTGGGCTCAAAGCGATTTATCGTATCGCGCTCCAACCAAGCCAGTACCCGTGGCGAGCTACTTAGCGTTCACAGATTTTGATGGCGTGCTTCATTTGCTTTCGCAGGTTGATGGGCGCTTTGTGGGGCGCGATAAAATAGGCGCTGCGGCACGTGCAGATATTATTAGCCAAGGTAATCGTTTCTTCGTCTTTACCGACAAGGGAAAACTGATTGCCTATGAGGTCAGCGCCAAGGATTAA
- a CDS encoding YfgM family protein has protein sequence MDAYRTEEEQVEAIKRWWSENGKGVIAAVVIGVLGSVGWQSWQDRQVSQAEAASGIYQELLALSAQELSSDADKVRLDELTATLTEDYAGTGYARLGQLLQVSAWVSQGRAEEALTALQALESSVADDVAMYPIVKLRRARLQASLGDTEQALQALTSLETSAVAAAVWQAKADIYIVQEQYSLAAEALSLALVADENGDLRSDLETKLAFVNARRDSNVSPVASGE, from the coding sequence GTGGACGCTTACAGAACGGAAGAAGAACAAGTAGAAGCTATCAAACGATGGTGGAGTGAGAACGGCAAGGGCGTTATCGCGGCGGTCGTTATTGGGGTGTTGGGCAGTGTCGGCTGGCAGAGTTGGCAAGATCGACAGGTCAGCCAAGCCGAGGCGGCTTCTGGGATCTATCAAGAGCTTCTGGCGTTGAGTGCTCAGGAGCTCAGTAGCGACGCTGATAAGGTTCGTCTCGATGAATTGACCGCGACACTAACAGAAGATTACGCGGGAACCGGTTACGCTCGACTGGGCCAACTGCTGCAGGTTTCGGCTTGGGTATCGCAGGGTCGCGCAGAGGAAGCCCTGACCGCTTTGCAGGCTTTGGAGTCAAGCGTGGCAGATGATGTGGCGATGTACCCCATCGTGAAACTGCGTCGAGCGCGCTTACAAGCCTCTTTGGGTGACACTGAGCAAGCTTTGCAGGCACTGACTTCTTTGGAAACGAGTGCCGTCGCTGCAGCGGTATGGCAGGCTAAAGCTGACATTTATATTGTGCAAGAACAGTATTCGCTGGCTGCCGAAGCCCTGTCTTTGGCTCTTGTGGCTGATGAGAACGGCGACCTTCGGTCTGATCTCGAAACTAAGTTAGCTTTTGTGAATGCGCGCCGAGATAGCAACGTCAGTCCAGTCGCGAGTGGAGAGTAA